Part of the Athalia rosae chromosome 2, iyAthRosa1.1, whole genome shotgun sequence genome, AGAATGGTTTAAcgtcaaaaatcacaagtttaaatcttaaaaaaaatctccagtAGAAACATCTAAAACATTAATTTTGTGATCAATAGTTATTAGAATTATTCTTCAACTCATGCTCAGTTCATTTAGTTCTTCATTGAtttaaatcgaaaagaaagattATCGGACGTAACTCCATATTATTAACAACGAATAAACTAAAATTGTACTAAACAATTGTTTccatatttttcgatattcaaATAGCCATATGTTACACGTATTGACGTTCGACATGAACTCTAAGCATCGTTATAATATctcacacatacatacatacatcgatGGAATAACAATCTTATGCTTTATTTGTCAAAACTTGTTTCAAATTGGAAGAGGAATCTTGTACATGATATCAATTAAGATCTACGAGTGTTTAATTATTGGGAACCCATTACATATGAATTATTTACAGGATTcccgttttcgaaaataaaatggctcAGAACCAACAGATTCATCCCCCAATATCCATACAACTCGATCGTGTTGAGTAATCAAAGCCATATTGATTCCATGTATAGCTAATCATGACTTTTTTGACAAAATGTGGATGAGATTTTCTGAATGAATTCGGAGGCCGATATCACGATCATATTATCAGGTATTTCAAGGAAGCAACAATCTCATTCTTTcaccatttgaaaaattgtaggtTGATAAGATTCGACCGGCTCTTTTGCACCATCCCACATATTCCAATGCAGAATAATCGCAAGGGACTGAGTGGCAATTGTTATTTGGGATAATTATCTCTCTTAAAATATATAAGCCGCCTTATGATTATTGTTTTCGAAAGCAATTACTATCATCTTGTAATTCTGCATTGATTAAACCTTTTGTGGGAAACTTATAAAGCAATGCACGTATTAAGTGCCCGAAATCGAAGTCGATTTCAGATGCGGCCATCTGAAACTCCTAACCATCTCGTAGGGCTATATAGCCTCGTATGCAGCATCTATCCCTGGTCTTGTTGCCGTTccattcaaaaattcttccagCTCATCTCGCTCTCTGTTTTCATCTCTCGAACGTTGGAACgatcgcttttttctcttctctaacTTGTCAGCTTTTtccttgtctttttctttatctttggttttcttttttttcttcttttctttttcttcactctgAAACACGACATCGGAATATTTTACTGTTACTTTCACTGACGATTGAACGACAAAAAGACAATGATATCAATGTTCAAAAAGTGAATGTcaacttctgaagaaaaaagccGCAGCTGTCTGATCAGCAGTCAATATATAGCTATAAAATTCCTGTTAACGTTTAAGCTCATTACCTTTTCCTTgagcttcttcttttctttcatcacaGGACTACTGTTATTCGAACTCATTTGCCGCATACTTGTATTATCTAGGAGTTCTAAGTGCACGTTTGAACTGGTCATACTAACGTCTGGACTTTTATCACTTAATTCTAGTGTATCTTTTTTTGTACTTATACTGCTGACATCTTCTCCACCTTCTGGGCTTTGCCGCCACTTAGAATCCTGGCCTAACCAAGTATCAAATAACTCCGGTTTGATTTCTTGTGAATCACCAGCTTCATAATCATTTGCTAATTGAAGTTCTGGCTCAATCGACGAGACTGAATCTCGTTTTATTGTATTCTGACTTTGTTTTTCCATATTCGAATCAACTGTCCCTAGGGAATCTCGTTTGTGTTTCTGTTTAATCAATGGATTTTCAGTCAGTATCAATTGTACGGGTGGGGGACTTTCATCTGCTGATGATAAATCATCTTCATATCCAGCAACCAACGGATTTCCCGTTTCAGTTTCGctaaataacaattgaaaagttcaaatgagccaagataaataaaatgccCTATACGTCACTCACCTCTCAGAATCAGCTTGCTCTTGTTGAGTCTTCTGCGGTGTCGATTGGGTATTGTCATCTAAGAAGGATCTATCTAGCATTCCATCATCTGGTATAAAGTCCTCAACGCtagttattttctcatttgaGCTTATTACGCTTGGGCTCGGAAGTCGttcagtttcttcttctttcttgcCGAATATCTTAGACATGAATGACTGAGGTTTTTGAGTTGAATCCCGTCTCTCTAAATTAGCGGACGACGAATCGTCATATTTTGTAACTTCCACTTTTGGTAGAGTTTGCATATTTGGTAGGGTTGTTGTGCTTTGAGAGGTTTTTAGTGAACCCGTTGAGTGTTCTGATGGCTTTGCAACAGCactctctttttttggttgaaacttcaaatcaatatttttcactgGTATTGGAGTTCCTCCGCCTATAGGACCAATTGGACCAGGCATGGACATTGACCTCTTAACTTCTGAATTAAGAGAAGCCGAGCTGTTCGAGGGCGATATTTGATGTGTACTTAAAGATGAAGTAATGTTCGGTGTCAAAACTGTTGCAGATACAGAATCTGCAATAGCACGTCTCTTGTTAACGAGATTATCTAAGAATTTATTATAATCTGCATCATCGCCATCTTGAAACAAATCAAGTTCTTGAATGGTTAGCGTTGTCTCTTCCTCATTTGTATCTAATTGTTTTAATAACGTCTCACGTTGTAATTGAAGGAAtggtaaattaaaaaatttatgcagTAACTTCAACCCGAAACCATTTCTCATCGACGACTCAGCATATCTGATCTATTTCAAAAACAAGGTGGCATGATTATTGCTATTGATATTATACCAAATTACACTCTTTGTCTACCTACCAAAACTTATCATGATAAAAGAAACTGCGAAATTTACCTGAGCTTTCCTTCCTTGTAGCGAATCTATAAAATAAGTAACATGATCCGGAGTGACCGTTCTGTGATGCGACATATCACAATGATTTCCCAGAACTATAACTGGAATGTGACTTGG contains:
- the LOC105694055 gene encoding rab-like protein 6, with translation MFNAFKRLAGKSDGPGYVSPRPAHQSMPTTLQRKFAKGVQYNMKIIIKGDRNVGKTCLFHRLQGQKFVEEYIPTEEIQVASIQWNYKATDDIVKVEVWDVVDRGRRRRKLEGLKMDNVPSEHVIEEPALDAEFLDVYKGTNGVIVMMDITKTWTFDYVQRELPKIPSHIPVIVLGNHCDMSHHRTVTPDHVTYFIDSLQGRKAQIRYAESSMRNGFGLKLLHKFFNLPFLQLQRETLLKQLDTNEEETTLTIQELDLFQDGDDADYNKFLDNLVNKRRAIADSVSATVLTPNITSSLSTHQISPSNSSASLNSEVKRSMSMPGPIGPIGGGTPIPVKNIDLKFQPKKESAVAKPSEHSTGSLKTSQSTTTLPNMQTLPKVEVTKYDDSSSANLERRDSTQKPQSFMSKIFGKKEEETERLPSPSVISSNEKITSVEDFIPDDGMLDRSFLDDNTQSTPQKTQQEQADSESETETGNPLVAGYEDDLSSADESPPPVQLILTENPLIKQKHKRDSLGTVDSNMEKQSQNTIKRDSVSSIEPELQLANDYEAGDSQEIKPELFDTWLGQDSKWRQSPEGGEDVSSISTKKDTLELSDKSPDVSMTSSNVHLELLDNTSMRQMSSNNSSPVMKEKKKLKEKSEEKEKKKKKKTKDKEKDKEKADKLEKRKKRSFQRSRDENRERDELEEFLNGTATRPGIDAAYEAI